One window of the Amblyraja radiata isolate CabotCenter1 chromosome 41, sAmbRad1.1.pri, whole genome shotgun sequence genome contains the following:
- the LOC116967879 gene encoding ADP-ribosylation factor 6-like encodes MGNAFAKIFGSKEMRILMLGLDAAGKTTILYKLKLGQSVTTIPTVGFNVETVTYKNVKFNVWDVGGQDKIRPLWRHYYTGTQGLIFVVDCADRDRIDEAKQELHRIINDREMRDAIILIFANKQDLPDAMKPHEIQEKLGLTRIRDRNWYVQPSCATSGDGLHEGLTWLNSNYKS; translated from the coding sequence ATGGGCAACGCGTTCGCCAAGATCTTCGGcagcaaggagatgaggatactGATGCTGGGCTTGGACGCGGCGGGCAAGACCACCATCCTGTACAAGCTGAAGCTGGGCCAGTCCGTCACCACCATCCCCACGGTGGGCTTCAACGTGGAGACGGTCACCTACAAGAACGTGAAGTTCAACGTGTGGGACGTGGGCGGACAGGACAAGATCAGGCCGCTGTGGAGGCACTACTACACGGGCACGCAGGGGTTAATCTTCGTGGTGGACTGTGCCGACCGCGATCGCATCGACGAGGCGAAGCAGGAGCTGCATCGGATCATCAATGATCGCGAGATGAGGGATGCTATCATCCTGATTTTCGCTAACAAACAAGACCTGCCCGATGCCATGAAACCGCACGAAATCCAGGAGAAACTGGGCCTGACCAGGATCAGAGACAGGAATTGGTATGTGCAGCCCTCATGCGCCACCTCAGGAGACGGCCTCCACGAAGGACTCACCTGGCTAAATTCAAATTACAAATCTTAA